GCCGACTAAGAACGTGAGAATGAGCAGCGGCCATGAATATTGCGCTGGTAGAGTGAAGGCCATTAACTGGACGGTGCAGCACGTACCGATATTGGCGCCCAGTATGATACCCAGACTTTGGTAGAAAGTTAAATATTCGGCACTGACCAGACCGATAGTAATAAGGGATACTGCGGTACTGCTTTGCAGCAAAGCTGCGGCGATTGTACCAACGAGCACGCCCTGCCAGGGAGTGCGGGTGATTTTTGCTAAGCATTGCTGCAGACGACCCCACAACAATTTTTTCAGACCATAGCGCATTGTAAAGATGCCGCTCACCAGCAAGCCAATTCCCGCAATGGCTAACATGAGGATATTCATATCAGAATTCTACCTCCGCCTTTTGCTAATAATACAGCTTATTCGCGTCGATTAGAAGCTATGTAACGAACAAGTCGGATTTGAAAATTTTGCGATGCGGAAGGTACAAAGAAAAGCTCGTTACAGCATATTATGCTGTAACGAGCTTTTGAAAGTTTAGGCAATAAATGATGAATTCAAGCATACAGATTAATGAATTACGGCTAAGGAGAGAGAAAATGGAAAAAAACAGCATTGATAAGTTAACGGTTAATTTATCCCAGATCTGTGCGCCTGACAAATTGTATCACCATTTACGAATGCTATTAGTCAGACAAGAAGGGGTTGCTATTCGGCCGTTGGTATTCTTATGCATTGGCTCTGACCGGTACACCGGCGATGCGCTGGGGCCATTGATTGGTTCTTATCTCCAAGAGCATACAGGCTGCCTTGTTTATGGCAGCCTGGACCATCCGGTTCATGCCGGAAATTTAGTGGAAACGGTCCATCTCATTCATTGCCAGCAATACCATCCGATTATTGTAGCGATTGACGCATGCTTAGGCAAGCCCGGTGAAATAGGAAA
This genomic stretch from Veillonellales bacterium harbors:
- the yyaC gene encoding spore protease YyaC produces the protein MEKNSIDKLTVNLSQICAPDKLYHHLRMLLVRQEGVAIRPLVFLCIGSDRYTGDALGPLIGSYLQEHTGCLVYGSLDHPVHAGNLVETVHLIHCQQYHPIIVAIDACLGKPGEIGNIEVWEGGLQAGIAVGNHLPQVGNISIIGVVNSGGRFGYLDLQSTPLSLVMKLTKMISEAVEKVIHDLPDQTEVKMLLG